The Neoarius graeffei isolate fNeoGra1 chromosome 12, fNeoGra1.pri, whole genome shotgun sequence genome window below encodes:
- the LOC132895077 gene encoding V-set and immunoglobulin domain-containing protein 1-like yields MSPLGTILMLLSIVGGAVSITVQVSPKVLNVTISESATLNCSFSTNQPLTGLMIQWTLYPWGSENPVQVFFYDMGSERIGEHFRGRLTVLSKLGTSRNASITISNMQTKDAGTYTCEVLNPPDIDGTTQSNIRVHVFERPSYPYCAEHGDVTTGHLVTLTCHSEKGRPSPSYTWTRLEKGISKEVIGSTDPSTGILNIRNISQFMFGTYQCNASNVVGFSICTIELNSETNDAVIAGAVIGALLCVAFIVLLVWFIAHHLKKKKYKAAKAGETQAEVNYKAVPPQEPVPE; encoded by the exons ATGTCACCACTCGGGACTATTCTCATGTTGTTAAGTATTGTAG GTGGCGCTGTGTCGATCACAGTGCAGGTTTCTCCGAAGGTTCTCAATGTAACTATTAGTGAGTCTGCAACCCTCAATTGCAGCTTTTCCACCAACCAGCCCCTGACCGGACTCATGATCCAGTGGACTCTCTACCCCTGGGGGTCTGAGAACCCAGTACAG gTGTTCTTTTATGACATGGGAAGTGAAAGGATTGGCGAACATTTCAGGGGCAGACTGACAGTCCTTTCTAAATTGGGAACCAGCAGGAACGCTTCCATCACCATCAGCAACATGCAGACCAAAGACGCTGGAACCTATACGTGCGAAGTCCTCAACCCCCCTGACATCGATGGCACGACCCAATCTAACATCAGGGTTCATGTGTTTG AAAGACCGTCATACCCGTACTGCGCTGAGCACGGAGACGTGACGACGGGTCACCTGGTCACCCTCACCTGCCATTCGGAGAAAGGCAGGCCCTCCCCCTCATACACCTGGACTAGACTGGAAAAGGGGATCAGCAAAGAAGTGATAGGCAGCacag ACCCGAGCACTGGCATCCTGAACATCAGAAACATTTCTCAGTTCATGTTTGGAACGTATCAGTGCAACGCTTCCAACGTTGTGGGCTTCTCCATCTGCACCATTGAACTGAACTCAG AGACGAATGACGCAGTGATAGCAGGAGCAGTTATTGGAGCCCTGCTGTGTGTTGCCTTCATCGTGCTGCTGGTATGGTTCATCGCTCAtcatctgaagaagaagaaatacaaaGCAGCCAAGGCTGGCGA gaCACAAGCTGAGGTGAACTACAAAGCCGTCCCTCCACAGGAACCTGTCCCTGAATAA